From the genome of Sphingomonas sp. HMP6, one region includes:
- a CDS encoding dihydrodipicolinate synthase family protein yields MSNAIGGVFPVLPTVFDEAGEIDLDGLGNVIEFALACGVDGLVFPGLASEYDMLSLEEREALIGFVGARVAGRANFVVGASGDDVATSIRLATAGAGAGAVAAMVMTPKAIGPDTGLLGAFYSALGRQAVLPLMVQNAPVPMGLGLDTAQLRAVVEATDSIRWVKEENMPCGQRISEMLADPPAHLLGVFGGAGGRYITDELARGAIGTMPAVETPEIHVALMRAHRAGNEEAVRDLYEAVLPILMMQAVFRWRLTKEVLRRRGVIDSAFTRAAGPRFDPGDHAELSRILSRLEPLLGGAAVTSLSAPSVQTATR; encoded by the coding sequence ATGAGTAACGCGATAGGTGGCGTTTTTCCGGTGCTGCCGACGGTCTTTGATGAAGCCGGCGAGATTGACCTCGACGGGCTTGGCAATGTCATCGAGTTTGCGCTTGCGTGCGGCGTTGACGGGTTGGTCTTCCCCGGGCTGGCCAGCGAGTATGACATGCTTTCACTCGAAGAGCGCGAGGCGTTGATCGGCTTTGTCGGCGCTCGGGTGGCCGGACGCGCGAACTTCGTGGTCGGCGCAAGCGGCGACGATGTTGCGACAAGCATACGCTTGGCGACGGCGGGCGCCGGCGCGGGAGCGGTGGCCGCTATGGTCATGACTCCAAAGGCGATCGGTCCCGACACCGGGTTGCTCGGCGCGTTCTACAGCGCGTTGGGTCGGCAGGCCGTGCTCCCGCTCATGGTGCAGAACGCCCCCGTGCCCATGGGCTTGGGTCTCGATACCGCGCAGCTGCGCGCGGTGGTCGAGGCGACCGATTCGATCCGCTGGGTCAAGGAAGAGAATATGCCGTGCGGCCAGCGGATCAGCGAAATGCTCGCCGATCCGCCGGCGCATTTGCTCGGTGTTTTTGGCGGTGCGGGCGGTCGCTACATCACTGACGAACTTGCGCGCGGCGCAATCGGAACGATGCCCGCGGTCGAGACGCCGGAGATTCATGTCGCATTGATGCGCGCGCACCGTGCCGGCAATGAAGAAGCGGTGCGCGATCTGTACGAAGCGGTGCTCCCGATCCTCATGATGCAGGCCGTGTTCCGTTGGCGACTGACCAAGGAAGTGCTTCGGCGGCGCGGCGTGATCGACAGCGCCTTTACGCGCGCAGCGGGTCCGCGATTTGATCCGGGTGACCATGCCGAATTGAGCCGGATCCTGTCGCGGCTCGAGCCGCTTTTGGGGGGGGCAGCGGTTACGTCGCTGTCCGCACCTTCGGTTCAGACCGCCACGCGGTAA
- a CDS encoding TonB-dependent receptor, which translates to MFGRGILDHRSRLSHRWRGQHRSTLTQTAKIKRHFKCGALDSVAKCATTAQPKALLQKQSGRGKVMKSNILLSGVCLGALLAGAPAFAQTQPAAPSTSTDVSQSRDTPDAQADTAGADIVVTGYRRSLAEALDAKRNTDQFQESIVATDVAKLPDNTIAESLQRVSGVQIRRALGEGTSVSIRGLRQNRTEINGRTLVNPNGRGLGIAAVADSDYGPLSLFPSELIGRLDVIKLQGAERADGSLSGTVDIITRKPFDKKGQLIAVSGSGVYSDQDKRWGYDGSALYSNTFADDTFGILVNATYSNKPVNEDSFNSFTGYTPLTSSFNTVANPKANDPNGDGNPALYIADLRYQRLRERRERIGGNGAFQWRPSDSLELYGDVAYSHLNTNRTRDWFSVPLSTVAGDYTTYKVSTNEILTSGTINQVAQGNAEALKVKSDTVSSALGFKWSTNDGRFSVRPEVNYSRATMDVSQTYVRVTSLNKYLFNFDVGGGGIPTLNGPAALNAADPAQFRYSNIFDNFNRNTAQETAGRIDFTFKTLNAFLSQIDAGMRYSALNTTRDTIQRQVAFSGATPAQTFPVASGPAVYGVRSYPDLLLGGAPAIATKYVAALSSSLPFGTACETIAPNSGLCPARFVDPLQSFRISEKTMAAYVKVGFAAQLGAMPLTGNVGLRYTETDRAANGAIKRASGLADPLVVKTRFANWLPSAVAKLELTNKLVFRLGYAKVLGLPDSIDLSPDLTLNRLTPYNGNAGNPALQPLRADQYDAALEWYFARGSALTVGAFYKDVSTFIYSRANYEIPTGEVAPPDSPLGYLITRPFNGTGGKVKGVEVLFQTPFYFLPAPLDGFGVVANFSYIDSTTSLLDRQRNSLPFQGLSKINYNIVAYFEKYGFGARVAYNYRDKYFDSVGPGSTAIYYAPYRTIDASIRYELKNFTIFADASNLNNEVQRRYVESSEATSFYGVQGRRFSVGFNARF; encoded by the coding sequence ATGTTCGGACGAGGCATCCTGGATCACCGGAGTCGATTATCTCATCGATGGCGGGGCCAGCATCGCTCGACGCTGACCCAGACTGCGAAAATAAAAAGGCATTTCAAATGTGGTGCACTTGACAGTGTAGCTAAGTGTGCAACAACGGCCCAACCCAAAGCACTGCTTCAAAAGCAATCGGGGAGAGGGAAAGTCATGAAATCGAACATTCTGCTGAGTGGTGTTTGTCTCGGCGCCTTGCTTGCCGGCGCACCGGCTTTCGCACAGACACAACCTGCAGCGCCAAGCACGAGCACGGACGTCAGCCAGTCGCGCGACACCCCCGATGCGCAGGCGGATACCGCCGGCGCCGACATCGTCGTGACGGGCTATCGCCGGAGCCTGGCGGAAGCGCTCGACGCCAAGCGCAACACGGATCAGTTCCAGGAATCGATCGTTGCCACGGATGTCGCAAAGCTCCCAGACAACACGATTGCCGAGTCGCTGCAGCGTGTCTCAGGCGTCCAGATTCGCCGTGCTTTGGGCGAAGGTACGAGCGTTTCGATCCGCGGGCTTCGCCAGAACCGCACGGAAATCAACGGTCGTACGCTGGTTAATCCCAACGGTCGCGGGCTCGGCATCGCTGCCGTGGCGGATTCGGATTATGGCCCGTTGTCGCTGTTTCCCTCGGAATTGATCGGACGGCTCGATGTCATCAAGCTGCAGGGTGCCGAGCGCGCGGACGGGTCGCTCAGCGGGACGGTCGACATCATCACGCGCAAGCCGTTCGACAAGAAAGGCCAGCTGATCGCAGTGTCGGGCTCGGGCGTCTATTCGGATCAGGACAAGCGCTGGGGATATGACGGGTCGGCGCTCTATTCGAATACCTTCGCCGACGACACGTTCGGGATCCTGGTCAACGCGACCTATTCGAACAAGCCGGTCAACGAGGATTCGTTCAATTCCTTCACGGGCTACACCCCGCTGACGAGCTCGTTCAACACCGTGGCCAACCCCAAGGCCAATGACCCGAACGGCGACGGCAACCCGGCACTTTACATCGCGGATTTGCGGTATCAGCGGCTGCGGGAGCGTCGCGAGCGGATCGGCGGCAACGGCGCTTTCCAGTGGCGCCCGTCCGACAGTCTCGAACTCTATGGCGACGTCGCCTATTCCCACCTCAATACCAACCGGACCCGCGACTGGTTCTCCGTGCCTCTGAGCACGGTCGCCGGTGACTATACGACCTACAAAGTGTCCACGAACGAAATCCTTACATCGGGGACGATCAATCAGGTCGCGCAGGGCAATGCAGAGGCACTCAAGGTCAAAAGCGATACCGTGAGCAGCGCGCTCGGTTTCAAGTGGAGCACCAATGACGGGCGCTTCTCGGTAAGGCCGGAAGTAAACTATTCGCGCGCCACGATGGACGTCTCGCAGACATATGTGCGCGTGACGTCGCTGAACAAATATCTGTTCAATTTTGACGTCGGCGGTGGCGGCATTCCTACGCTGAACGGACCGGCCGCGCTGAATGCGGCCGACCCAGCGCAATTCCGCTATTCCAACATCTTCGACAATTTCAATCGCAACACGGCTCAGGAAACGGCCGGCAGGATCGATTTTACCTTCAAGACCCTCAACGCCTTCCTGTCGCAAATCGACGCCGGCATGCGGTACTCCGCGCTGAATACCACGCGTGACACGATTCAACGGCAGGTTGCCTTCAGCGGAGCGACGCCTGCACAGACGTTCCCCGTGGCGAGCGGGCCCGCCGTGTACGGCGTGAGGAGCTACCCCGATCTGCTCCTCGGGGGGGCGCCTGCCATCGCGACCAAATATGTCGCGGCGTTGTCGTCGAGCCTGCCATTCGGCACGGCGTGCGAGACCATCGCGCCCAACAGCGGCCTGTGTCCTGCGCGGTTCGTCGATCCACTGCAGTCGTTCCGGATCTCCGAGAAGACAATGGCGGCCTATGTGAAGGTCGGGTTCGCAGCGCAACTCGGTGCTATGCCGCTGACCGGCAACGTAGGGCTGCGCTACACCGAAACCGACCGGGCGGCGAATGGCGCGATCAAGCGTGCGAGCGGCCTCGCCGACCCCCTGGTGGTCAAGACGCGCTTCGCTAACTGGCTGCCAAGCGCAGTGGCCAAGCTCGAACTGACGAACAAGCTCGTTTTCCGACTTGGTTATGCCAAGGTCTTGGGCTTGCCGGACTCGATCGATCTGTCGCCCGATCTCACCTTGAACCGCCTGACGCCCTATAACGGAAACGCCGGCAATCCCGCATTGCAGCCGCTCCGCGCGGACCAATATGACGCCGCGCTGGAATGGTATTTCGCGCGGGGCTCTGCGCTGACGGTCGGTGCGTTCTATAAAGATGTATCAACGTTCATTTACAGTCGCGCCAATTATGAGATTCCGACCGGAGAAGTCGCGCCACCGGATTCGCCGCTCGGGTATTTGATCACACGCCCATTCAATGGAACTGGCGGTAAGGTTAAGGGCGTGGAGGTTTTGTTTCAAACGCCATTCTACTTCCTGCCCGCACCGCTCGATGGGTTCGGTGTGGTAGCGAACTTCTCCTATATCGACAGCACGACCTCGTTGCTCGATAGACAGCGCAATTCTCTCCCATTTCAGGGACTTTCGAAAATAAACTACAATATTGTTGCTTACTTTGAGAAATATGGTTTTGGCGCGCGGGTTGCTTACAATTATCGTGACAAATATTTCGATAGCGTAGGTCCTGGAAGCACGGCAATCTATTATGCACCGTATCGGACGATCGATGCATCCATTCGCTATGAACTCAAGAATTTCACCATCTTTGCCGATGCGTCAAATCTGAACAATGAAGTTCAGCGGCGCTATGTTGAATCGTCCGAAGCAACTTCCTTCTATGGGGTGCAGGGACGACGATTCTCGGTCGGCTTCAACGCCAGATTCTAA
- a CDS encoding SDR family NAD(P)-dependent oxidoreductase, with protein MTERLKGHVAVVTGAAGGIGGAIARRFAGEGSRVVALDRKASADGDMTLLCDLGEDASVEAAARAVSEAGLWPTIVVHAAAIGAGSATLDTDSDFLARMMNVNVGGALRLAKAFGPGMCERRRGAFLFISSINSTFATPGLAAYAASKAALDSFTKTLALELAPDAVRVNAIRPASIDTPLLRGGFDSRPDPDVARRANIARHPLGRWGTPDDVAALALFLCSDEASWITGVDYLIDGGASIARR; from the coding sequence ATGACTGAACGACTCAAGGGGCATGTTGCCGTCGTCACGGGCGCGGCCGGCGGCATCGGCGGCGCGATTGCGCGGCGCTTCGCAGGGGAGGGTAGTCGCGTGGTCGCGCTCGACAGAAAGGCTTCGGCCGATGGCGACATGACCCTGCTTTGCGACCTGGGGGAAGACGCCTCGGTCGAGGCGGCAGCTCGTGCGGTGAGCGAAGCGGGCCTGTGGCCGACGATCGTCGTCCATGCCGCGGCGATCGGGGCGGGCAGCGCTACGCTGGATACCGATAGCGATTTCCTGGCCCGGATGATGAACGTCAATGTCGGCGGGGCTCTTCGTCTGGCAAAGGCGTTTGGACCTGGCATGTGCGAACGTCGGCGCGGCGCGTTCCTGTTCATCTCTTCGATCAACTCAACCTTTGCGACACCCGGGCTCGCGGCCTATGCCGCATCGAAGGCCGCGCTGGACAGTTTCACCAAGACGCTGGCGCTCGAACTCGCGCCCGACGCGGTGCGCGTGAACGCGATCCGCCCCGCGTCGATCGATACGCCCTTGCTGCGCGGCGGTTTCGACTCGCGCCCCGATCCCGACGTCGCCCGCCGGGCAAACATCGCACGACATCCGCTGGGCCGGTGGGGCACCCCTGACGACGTAGCAGCGCTAGCGCTCTTCCTATGTTCGGACGAGGCATCCTGGATCACCGGAGTCGATTATCTCATCGATGGCGGGGCCAGCATCGCTCGACGCTGA
- a CDS encoding 2-dehydro-3-deoxygalactonokinase produces the protein MNRESFIAVEWGTAKIRARLLTATGDIVDQVIEEVRLVDLDRAAQVARVAHLRQRWPSASETLWLAGMVGSPIGLESVPHLPCPATPAQLARHARQTMIAGTPLRILPGLSCTSRFGDYDVMRGEEVAAAGLIGHCDLVDAVLLSVPGMHGKWIEMGRARIERFHTSMTAELHALIAERSILAPLTQAAPHDGDAFRAGLTLAADGGSPARLLFSARSRVLAQHLTEEDAASFIWGVLIGSDVRENLPGPGDAARQYFVTGGGHAAPLFRAALAHLGAKVEVIDNDHLTAHGFATIRQFSAEGNTFDD, from the coding sequence ATGAACCGTGAAAGCTTCATCGCGGTCGAATGGGGCACCGCGAAAATCCGTGCGCGTCTGCTCACGGCCACGGGCGATATCGTGGATCAGGTGATCGAAGAGGTGCGGCTGGTCGATCTGGATCGCGCGGCGCAGGTGGCCAGAGTCGCGCACCTGCGGCAGCGGTGGCCCAGCGCGTCGGAGACGCTGTGGCTGGCCGGAATGGTCGGATCGCCAATCGGCCTGGAATCGGTCCCGCACCTGCCCTGTCCCGCGACGCCGGCGCAACTCGCCCGGCACGCGCGCCAGACCATGATTGCAGGCACGCCGTTGCGGATCCTGCCCGGATTATCCTGCACGTCGCGGTTCGGCGACTATGACGTCATGCGGGGCGAGGAAGTCGCTGCAGCAGGCCTGATCGGTCACTGCGACTTGGTCGACGCCGTCCTCCTGTCAGTACCCGGTATGCACGGGAAGTGGATCGAAATGGGCCGGGCGCGGATCGAGCGATTTCACACGTCGATGACGGCCGAGCTTCACGCCCTCATTGCGGAGCGCAGTATCCTTGCCCCATTGACCCAGGCCGCACCGCACGATGGCGACGCCTTCCGCGCCGGGCTTACGCTTGCGGCAGACGGCGGAAGTCCTGCCCGGCTCCTGTTCTCGGCGCGCTCGCGGGTGCTGGCCCAGCATCTGACCGAGGAAGACGCGGCCTCTTTCATCTGGGGCGTCCTGATCGGCAGCGATGTGCGCGAAAATCTTCCCGGGCCAGGCGACGCTGCGCGACAATATTTCGTCACGGGAGGCGGCCATGCGGCGCCCCTGTTTCGTGCCGCGCTCGCCCACCTCGGCGCGAAGGTGGAGGTGATCGACAACGACCATCTCACTGCGCACGGCTTTGCCACGATCCGGCAATTTTCGGCTGAAGGAAACACGTTCGATGACTGA
- a CDS encoding MFS transporter encodes MLALAAVLNYVDRQTLALMAGAVQRDLVIDDQGYAAVVNAFLVAYMLGGLVAAFVVDRLGARWGMILFVGWWSLASAGTGLAQSVFHLGVSRFALGLGEAGNWVASPKLVREWFPKKERALAIGLYSSAAHFGAAISPALMAVLFLTVGWRLTFVLCGLAGLLWLGGWLLLYRPNTALPVYAADAAADAEPVATQAEPIDESGWRGWAAVMRTRGVWWYALAAALTNPVWFFYLFWFPKYLTEERGLSIAEMGRTTWIVYAAAGFGAVGGGLLSGRIVRRGVKPALARVMVMALVALVAPLGALNALQPSVTVSLALGAIVAFCHTAWVTNQTALPVDLYPTRHIGKVMGIGGIASGLATIASTYMVGQLVAVLTYRPMFLVIAVAYPLGVVAAYFATTGRSMVDRESGI; translated from the coding sequence ATGTTGGCGCTCGCCGCCGTGCTCAATTACGTCGATCGCCAGACTTTGGCGCTGATGGCCGGCGCCGTCCAGCGCGACCTGGTGATCGACGACCAAGGCTATGCCGCGGTCGTCAACGCCTTTCTCGTCGCCTATATGCTCGGTGGACTGGTCGCCGCCTTTGTCGTGGATCGGCTTGGCGCGCGCTGGGGCATGATCCTCTTCGTCGGCTGGTGGTCGCTCGCCAGCGCAGGCACTGGCCTCGCGCAGAGCGTTTTTCATCTGGGCGTCAGTCGCTTCGCGCTTGGCCTCGGAGAGGCGGGCAATTGGGTGGCCTCGCCAAAGCTGGTGCGGGAGTGGTTCCCGAAGAAAGAGCGCGCGCTCGCGATCGGGCTATATTCCTCCGCGGCCCATTTCGGAGCGGCGATCTCGCCCGCGCTGATGGCGGTTCTGTTCCTGACGGTCGGCTGGCGCCTCACGTTCGTCCTCTGCGGCTTGGCCGGGCTCCTCTGGCTGGGGGGATGGCTACTGCTGTACCGGCCGAACACTGCCTTGCCAGTCTATGCGGCCGATGCGGCGGCTGACGCCGAGCCCGTTGCCACACAGGCCGAGCCGATCGATGAATCGGGTTGGCGCGGCTGGGCTGCGGTGATGCGTACCCGTGGCGTATGGTGGTACGCGCTGGCGGCGGCGCTGACCAACCCCGTGTGGTTCTTCTATCTCTTCTGGTTTCCCAAATATCTGACCGAAGAGCGCGGACTTAGTATCGCGGAGATGGGGCGTACCACATGGATCGTCTACGCCGCAGCAGGCTTTGGCGCGGTTGGCGGCGGCCTGCTGTCCGGGCGAATCGTACGCCGCGGCGTCAAGCCGGCACTCGCGCGCGTCATGGTCATGGCGCTGGTCGCGCTCGTCGCGCCGCTTGGCGCGCTCAACGCACTGCAACCGAGCGTAACAGTCAGCCTCGCACTCGGGGCAATTGTCGCCTTCTGTCACACCGCCTGGGTTACCAACCAGACCGCGCTTCCGGTCGATCTGTATCCGACGCGCCATATTGGGAAGGTGATGGGGATCGGCGGAATTGCCTCGGGTCTCGCGACGATCGCATCGACCTATATGGTAGGCCAATTGGTCGCGGTGCTCACGTATCGGCCGATGTTTCTGGTCATCGCGGTGGCCTATCCACTGGGGGTGGTGGCCGCCTATTTCGCGACGACGGGGCGATCGATGGTCGACCGGGAGAGCGGGATATGA
- a CDS encoding SMP-30/gluconolactonase/LRE family protein — MSTRLESLPLLHAWPVKAGLAESPHWIAATATLVWVDIVRPSVNILDPDTGENRETLVVAKIGSASATASGGLLAALERELWLGDAAAELRRFKVPAMDGTHFNDGKCDPAGRFWVGSRSSDGTLGKGSLYRLDAAGDLRVMASGFDVCNGLGWSPNGATFYLVDTVPRLLYRYDFDVASGELSNRSIVQDFAGIPGKPDGLAIDAKGRIWCAMWDGAGIAILASNGEQLGWLETPCPRPTSCAFGGDEGRTLFITTAAHGLSVDDRAFGASGSILAFLAPDAGAPVASYGAPVPTRHWGR; from the coding sequence ATGTCGACGCGTCTCGAGTCCCTCCCCTTACTGCACGCGTGGCCAGTGAAAGCGGGTCTGGCTGAGTCACCGCACTGGATCGCGGCGACGGCGACGCTGGTATGGGTCGATATCGTGAGACCGTCTGTAAACATCCTCGACCCCGATACCGGAGAAAATCGCGAAACCCTCGTCGTCGCCAAAATCGGCTCGGCGAGCGCGACGGCGAGCGGAGGCCTGCTGGCCGCCCTTGAGCGCGAGCTCTGGCTCGGCGACGCCGCCGCCGAGTTGCGGCGATTTAAAGTGCCCGCCATGGACGGCACGCATTTCAACGATGGAAAGTGCGATCCTGCCGGGCGGTTCTGGGTGGGTTCGCGCTCCAGCGATGGAACGCTCGGCAAGGGCTCGCTGTATCGCCTCGATGCCGCAGGTGACCTGCGTGTGATGGCTTCGGGCTTCGACGTGTGCAACGGCCTCGGCTGGAGCCCCAACGGCGCGACCTTCTACCTCGTCGATACCGTGCCGCGACTGCTCTACCGCTACGATTTCGACGTGGCATCAGGCGAACTGTCGAATCGCAGCATCGTGCAAGATTTCGCGGGCATCCCTGGGAAACCGGACGGATTGGCGATCGACGCCAAGGGTCGCATCTGGTGCGCGATGTGGGACGGCGCGGGGATCGCGATCCTCGCGAGCAACGGGGAACAACTCGGCTGGCTCGAGACCCCCTGCCCGCGCCCCACGAGCTGCGCTTTTGGCGGCGATGAGGGGCGGACGCTTTTCATCACCACTGCCGCTCACGGGCTGTCGGTCGATGATCGGGCGTTCGGAGCGTCGGGCAGTATTCTCGCTTTCCTAGCACCGGATGCTGGCGCACCCGTGGCCAGCTATGGCGCGCCGGTTCCCACGCGACATTGGGGCCGATAG
- a CDS encoding IclR family transcriptional regulator — protein sequence MRDEMDTGSKPPTKRKLYSAPALEKGLDILELLAVTPDSVGLSELAAKLGRSVGEIFRMLAVLEQRQYVAAQESSDKFQLTMKLFQLSHMHLPINMLVNAAAAPMRRLSQHTGQSCHLAILDDAVIRIIARQESFADLSFSVRVGTQAPVFQSCSGNILYAFADARVRESLRRSAGENAGVALDQDATDTRAATIRRQGYYEVTSAKTVGITDIGYPVFDHSGAITAVLAIPYLDQVDADRAAGLARAHAELALAAREISERLGAKSNC from the coding sequence GTGCGCGACGAAATGGACACCGGGAGCAAGCCGCCCACCAAACGCAAGCTCTACTCGGCACCGGCGCTGGAAAAGGGCTTGGATATCCTCGAGCTGCTTGCAGTTACGCCCGACAGCGTAGGCCTGAGCGAGCTGGCCGCGAAGCTGGGTCGATCGGTGGGCGAGATCTTCCGCATGCTCGCCGTGCTCGAACAGCGTCAATACGTTGCCGCTCAGGAAAGTTCGGACAAGTTTCAGTTAACGATGAAGCTCTTTCAGCTTTCCCACATGCATCTGCCGATCAACATGTTGGTCAACGCCGCGGCAGCACCGATGCGGCGATTGTCGCAGCATACCGGGCAATCCTGCCATTTGGCCATCCTCGACGACGCCGTTATCCGGATCATCGCGCGCCAGGAGAGCTTTGCCGATCTCAGCTTCAGCGTGCGCGTCGGAACTCAGGCACCGGTTTTCCAATCGTGTTCGGGCAATATTCTTTACGCTTTCGCGGACGCGCGCGTGCGCGAGTCGCTACGGCGGAGTGCCGGCGAAAATGCGGGCGTCGCTCTCGACCAGGACGCCACCGACACGCGTGCCGCGACGATCCGGCGACAGGGCTATTACGAGGTGACGAGCGCAAAAACCGTGGGCATTACCGATATCGGCTATCCTGTGTTCGATCACAGCGGCGCGATCACGGCGGTATTGGCGATCCCTTATCTCGATCAGGTCGATGCGGACCGCGCAGCGGGACTGGCGCGCGCCCACGCCGAGCTCGCGCTGGCCGCGCGCGAGATCTCGGAGCGGCTCGGCGCCAAATCGAACTGCTGA
- a CDS encoding aldo/keto reductase: MNLVPGTSWHQHHGARALGLGCAPLGNLYRQISDGEARAVLDAGWDAGLRYYDTAPFYGFGLSERRVGDALRARPRHEFLLSSKVGRLLDPIARADGSEMRMGFASPMPFTPRFDYSYDGVMRSYEASLHRLGLSRIDILLVHDIGRMTHGADNDRHFRDLAEGGYRALDELRAAGDISAVGLGVNEWEVCDAAMQIGRFDCFLLAGRYTLLEQDPLDRFFPKCSEHGALIILGGAYNSGILATGTRGGGEMHYNYAPAPPAIIARTQRIEAIADRHGVTLAAAALQFPLAHPVVASVIAGVGSAGRVAETIALFQEAIPAAFWEDMKAHELIAAHTPVPRGGA; encoded by the coding sequence GTGAACTTGGTTCCGGGTACGAGTTGGCACCAGCATCACGGTGCGCGCGCATTGGGGCTGGGCTGCGCGCCCTTGGGTAATCTTTATCGCCAGATAAGCGACGGCGAGGCCCGTGCCGTGCTCGACGCCGGGTGGGACGCCGGACTGCGCTATTACGATACAGCGCCATTTTACGGCTTCGGACTGTCGGAACGGCGGGTCGGCGACGCCTTGCGCGCGCGGCCGCGGCACGAATTCCTGCTGTCCAGCAAGGTCGGGCGCTTGCTCGACCCGATCGCGCGCGCCGATGGATCGGAGATGCGCATGGGGTTCGCCTCACCAATGCCATTCACACCGCGCTTCGACTATAGCTATGACGGCGTAATGCGATCGTATGAGGCCAGTCTGCATCGCCTCGGCCTTTCGCGCATCGACATCCTGCTGGTCCACGACATTGGCCGTATGACGCATGGCGCAGACAACGACCGGCATTTCCGCGACCTTGCGGAGGGCGGATATCGCGCCCTCGATGAACTCCGCGCCGCCGGCGACATATCCGCGGTGGGCCTGGGGGTGAACGAATGGGAAGTTTGCGACGCGGCGATGCAGATCGGGCGGTTCGACTGCTTTCTGCTGGCGGGACGATATACGCTGCTCGAGCAGGATCCGCTCGACCGCTTCTTCCCCAAATGCAGCGAGCATGGCGCATTGATCATTCTGGGCGGCGCGTATAATTCCGGCATTCTCGCAACGGGCACGCGGGGCGGCGGCGAGATGCATTACAATTACGCGCCCGCGCCACCCGCGATCATTGCCCGAACGCAGCGGATCGAGGCGATCGCCGACCGGCATGGTGTTACACTCGCGGCGGCGGCCTTGCAGTTCCCCCTCGCGCATCCCGTCGTCGCGTCGGTGATCGCGGGCGTCGGCAGCGCGGGTCGCGTGGCCGAGACGATCGCGCTGTTCCAGGAAGCCATTCCCGCGGCATTCTGGGAAGACATGAAGGCACATGAGCTGATCGCCGCGCATACGCCCGTTCCGCGCGGTGGCGCCTGA
- a CDS encoding amidohydrolase family protein has product MQIDSHQHFWSLDRGDYAWPTPDLALIYRDFDAADLGPLLAAMGVDGSILVQATPTTAETQFLLEVAARHTFVKGVVGWVDFDRPDASANVARLAGNPRLKGLRPMIQGIADDHWMLQAHLAPVFDMMVQCGLVFDALIRPQHLPILARLLHRYPRLSAVIDHGAKPQIAAAAFDDWAAAMARIARKTQVCCKLSGLWTEAGGDTGISRIGRYVDHLLACFGPDRLLWGSDWPVVLLAGEYGAWHAQCRDLLSHLSAADQDAIFGGNARRLYALS; this is encoded by the coding sequence GTGCAGATCGATTCCCATCAGCATTTCTGGTCGCTCGATCGCGGCGATTATGCATGGCCCACGCCGGATCTGGCGCTGATCTATCGCGACTTCGATGCGGCTGACCTGGGCCCGTTGCTCGCCGCGATGGGCGTGGACGGGTCGATCCTCGTCCAGGCCACGCCGACGACCGCGGAAACGCAATTCCTGCTGGAAGTCGCCGCGCGCCATACGTTCGTGAAGGGCGTCGTCGGTTGGGTCGACTTCGACCGACCCGACGCCAGCGCCAATGTCGCCCGACTTGCAGGCAATCCGCGGTTAAAAGGGCTGCGGCCGATGATCCAGGGGATCGCCGACGATCACTGGATGCTCCAAGCGCATCTGGCGCCGGTCTTTGACATGATGGTCCAGTGTGGGCTCGTCTTCGACGCGTTGATCCGGCCACAGCATTTGCCGATCCTCGCGCGCTTGCTGCACCGCTATCCGCGCCTGTCGGCGGTCATCGACCATGGCGCCAAACCGCAAATCGCGGCTGCGGCGTTCGACGACTGGGCCGCCGCCATGGCCCGGATTGCGCGCAAGACGCAGGTTTGCTGCAAACTTTCCGGCCTGTGGACCGAAGCCGGCGGCGATACCGGCATTTCGCGGATCGGCCGCTATGTCGATCATCTGCTGGCATGCTTCGGCCCGGATCGCTTGCTGTGGGGAAGCGATTGGCCGGTCGTGCTGCTCGCGGGCGAGTATGGCGCGTGGCACGCGCAGTGTCGCGATCTGCTGTCACATTTGTCCGCCGCCGATCAGGACGCAATTTTCGGCGGCAATGCGCGGAGGCTCTATGCCCTTAGTTGA
- a CDS encoding UxaA family hydrolase yields MPLVEPAFILIHPLDNVLVCCRHCEPGLAVQIDGVCETLREPIGVGHKIARRPLAPGESVVKYGAPIGSVTVAVPTGGHVHGHNMRSDYLDSHTRQTANLREETQ; encoded by the coding sequence ATGCCCTTAGTTGAGCCAGCATTCATCCTGATCCACCCGCTCGACAACGTGCTCGTCTGCTGTCGGCACTGCGAACCGGGGCTGGCGGTGCAGATCGATGGCGTTTGCGAGACGCTGCGCGAGCCGATCGGGGTCGGCCACAAGATTGCCCGGCGACCGCTCGCCCCGGGGGAAAGCGTGGTGAAATACGGCGCTCCGATCGGGTCGGTAACGGTGGCGGTCCCCACCGGCGGGCATGTTCATGGCCACAACATGCGTAGCGATTACCTCGACAGCCATACCCGCCAAACCGCCAATCTGCGCGAAGAGACACAATGA